CAAACATGTATGATGTATCAATATTTCAGTATTCTAACTGATTATCAAACTATGACGTgaaaattttaaaagtaattttaatcgtttacatgaaatatattgtcGGTTGTTTGTCATCGTACTGCAAAATTTCGAAACAACGTGACTGGAAACAGCCTCCCATGATGCATAGATAGCACCATATCAATGTAACCTCCACCTGTTACAACTTACAAGTCCAATTATTAGTCCCCCCCCATGCATTGTATTGATATGAAAAAATAATTGTTAACAAAAAATATGACTAAAAACATTAATGTTTTTGAATACGAGCATCGTTAGACATGTCAAAAAATTTATATTGATTTTGTTTTCAAGTGACACATGTCAAGGTTGAATTCTGATTTGTGGACGAATATATACcgtattttttttattataattgtTATTATCAATAATTTAATACTAGTATATTACCcgtgttttttttattattattggTATCATCTCTAATTTACTACTAGCATATAACTCgtgttttttattattattattggtATCATCTATAATTTAATACTAGTATATAATCCGTGCGATATATGattgtatatatcagtatatattgtaaattatataattttaatatgttgctGGTGGATTTGAACCTTATAATCccttatatattttaaattataattctAATATGTTATTGATGGAATTCGAACCTCTCtttacaaaataatttttaggattatATTCAACAATTCTTATCAATTTGATCTGAAATATGTAACGGATCTTAATTAAGCGATCAAACTGACTAGCAATAAAATTTTCGttatttcatttttaatataataatatggACCTCCCGTGTCAGTGCTTTTAGATATAATGATAAATTAATAATCATACAGAAGAATTATTATTcgataaaattttgaaattataaGCGCATCATTATAAAACAAATTTCTAATTTGAATTGGATTTGACTAAAAACTATAATGGACTTAGAATTAGAATTTTTgtaaacaatatatatatagatcataCGCGTCTCCTCTTTAGCTCATATTTTTCTTTTATCATCACAAATCTCCGTTTTGATCCTTACAAATCAAACTAGGCCGGTTGGTTCGAACTTGCTTTGATTTATCTCCTTACTTTTAATACAATTCTCAttcttattatattatatagGGGACGTTTGGTTGATGGTTAATGTGCCTGGTTAACGAGAATCGAAACTTTAAATTCAAGTGATATTGTTTGGATTACCAATTTAGTGGTGGAGAATGTGAACTCTATTCTTTATGGGTGGGTAAATCAAACTCAACATAATCCTTGTGTTTCTATTTCATTCTGATTCCCGTACCCTCCATTCCCATTCTCGATTCTCATTTTTACGGTGCATCTAAACGCCTACACAGTACAAGCATACAATAATCATATCATATAACACTCCATACCTCCCATCATAACTCTACACAAAACACATTTTTCTCCTTCTCCATCTTGTTCATATTTTCCTCACTTTACATCACACAACCCTTGTATTCTCAACAACACAAGTAGACCATATTATGGCCACTCACATTACAGATGAAAAACAAAAAAAGATGTTCATTGGTGTAATATGGAGCTGTGCAGCTGAAGTTAAAATCCTCTGCACTGCTCTTCTCTTCCTCTGTTCTCTCCTCACCATCTTTCAGTTCTTCCCTTCTCCTCTTTCCTTCTCCTACGTTTCCGATTTTCGTAAATGTGTCACGACTATTCCTACCTCTCCACCAGGTCCACCGCCAATTCGGCTAGACCAAAGTCTTCAGAATGGTGTTATTAAACGTTCTTTTGACCCGCATGGAGCTGCAGCTTATAATTTTGTACTTATGTCAGCTTACAGAGGTGGGGTTTCTAGTTTTGCTATAAATGGATTGTCTTCGAAGCCTCTGCATGTTTTTGGAAAGCCTACTTATCAATGCGAGTATGTTTCAAATAATGTGACTAATTCCAACAACACTATTATTGTGGAGGGTTACAAGATTTTGCCTGATTGGGGGTACGGTCGTGTTTACACGACCGTAGTTGTGAACTGCACTTTCCCGATCCCTGTCGGAGAATTTGGAGGGAAATTAGTCCTCCATGCTTCTACTAATGGCGGCGGTGACACGGAAGACAACCATACCGACATAATTACCGTGTTGGATGAAGGTTCGAGAAGTGTGAATTTTTCGGTTTTTAATGAGGCACCGAAATACGATTACTTATACTGCGGATCATCCTTGTACGGGGATTTAAGTCCACAGAGAGTCCGAGAATGGATTGCTTATCATGTGAGGATGTTCGGGCCAAAATCACATTTTGTTATTCATGATGCTGGTGGTGTTCATCCTCAAGTTATGGAGGTTTTGAGGCCATGGATGGAACAAGGGTTTGTGACATTACAAGATATTCGAGATGAAGAGAGATTTGATGGGTATTATCATAATCAGTTTCTTGTGGTGAATGATTGTTTGCATAGGTACAGGTTGATGGCTAAATGGATGTTTTTCTTTGATGTGGATGAGTTCATTTATGTTCCGAAAAATAGTAATATGAAATCGGTTGTCGATTCGCTTTCGGAGTATACTCAGTTTACTATTGAGCAGAGGACTATGTCTAACAAGCTCTGTCTTACAGATGATCAAGGCAAAGAATCCAGGTATTCTTCATTACTGCATTCATTCAATTTTGAAGTTGGTTTTATTGTGCTTGTTTAGTATTGTTTACGTGATCACCGTATATATGCATAAGATCGAACAGAATACTAAGATCAAACCAAACCAGACATACTCAGTATGTAACGCTCAGGATACTAAGATTGGTAAATATGTATACAAGATTGTTATAAATCAATTCATGAATTGGCTGGTAAACAGTCACAGATGGATTTGCCAGTTCTAGATAGAAGCTAAGACTTTCTTCGAGTTTACGATGTAATTATTTTGAACTAAAATTAAGTTCCATGTTGCCTAATTCTGGATTACTTGTTCTGGCTGCTAAGTAAAGATCTTGTTTTTATGTATGCAAGTTTATGTATATGAATTAGCATGCCCTAGTCAAGAAAGTTGAAAATAAGTCTCAATCCAATGATCTAGTTTGTTGCTGAATCTTGTGTCTGAAAACAGAAATTGACTGTACAGGAGATCAACATCTGTGTGCTGTAAATGAAGTGACTCTCTCCTGGAACTTTCTTGATTCAGGGCTATTATTGTGTGTTTGGTAACTAGTCGACATATAGAATTTGTAACTAGCGGAATTGAGTAATGAGTTAAGCCAATTGTCATGTCACATTTCGATCCATGGCCTAAAAACCGCAAGTATTATATTACAAGACTCAACTTGCATTTAAGACTCTCGAATATTTTAGGAGCCTTGAAATTTTAGACTAGGGTCCGTAAACTTTAGGACTAAAACTGCAAATGTTATGAACCGAATTCGACTAGGGTCCGTGAACTTTAGGACCGATCATGCACAACATGTATATGTTAGTTACATCAAGTGGTGTCCATGTGTTTGGAATTATTGGCATGTTCATATGGTATTCGAATAGATGTTTCTTGTTCCCTTCCATATTCTATGGGACAAGTGGAAAGTGGGGTGGGTTGTAGCTTTGTAGTAAAGTGattgttttatgattttgatATGTTTATTTAAGTTGATTGAGAATATGTATTTTTTTAGGACCGTTCGTTAATATGATTCCATTTGGCTGTGATAATTAATACTTCAATTCCCCTTTCTATAAGGATCCTTTGTTTGAACGTTGTGACCAGCATGTTTTTGTTTGTTTCTTTAATCCAAAGTATCAAATCATTATCACACTCAATTATAAAAGATTAAGCTTATTGATATTTTAATCAGTCACATTCCAATCATTCTGCTTAGGTAACAAGCAAATGTAATTTAGATTTCACATGTTAGTTGAATATTGTGTTTTTGTGACTTGCTGTTCAGTTCTGTCTGATTAGTTGGACTCTTCCGAATGTCCGTTGAATGTTTCACGTACACATACCTTCACTGAGACTTTAAACTCTCGGATTCTTGAGACTTCTGCAGAAAGTATGTATCTGGTACTAAACCGCGATTTTCATGATTTGGTTTTGCAGGAAATGGGGATTCGAGAAGCTAATATACCGAGATGTCAAGAGAGGGATCAGGAGGGACAGGAAGTACGCGATCCAGCCAAGGAATGTATACGCGACAGGAGTTCATCTGAGCCAGAATTTTGCAGGGAAAACAACGCATAAGACAGAGGGGCGCATAACTTACTACCACTATCATGGAACCATATCAGAAAGAAAGGAGCCATGCCGGCAGCTAGTCAATGACACAACTCTTAAGCTTGATGCCACTCCATATGTAATGGACACCTCAATGAGAGATGCAGCTGTAGCTGTCAAGAGATTCGAGCTCAAAATGATTGGTTCTGGTTTACAAAATACGCGGCAATGACAGGTGTTAAGGCCTGGTTGATTCAGCCTCTTTCACACAATGACATACAATCTTGCAGAGGACTAGATCCAAATTGTCAAGTTCATGTTTATAGTTATACTAATACACATGTTTACAGCCACTCTGATATTATAAAGAATATCAATAGAATTAGGCAGAAATGATACATCTTTGAAATATAAGAAATGAGATTATACTTGTTTGTAACACTGTATAGTGGTGGCTGATTTTATATGATTATATTGATTCTTTGATTGCATTGCTGGTTCCTGGTGGGGTAACATTATGGGCTTCAATATATCTTGATTTCAAGAAAGGGAAGGGAAAGTGTGTTTTATAGTATAGTAGTAGTATGACAGAAAGTAGGCCAAAGAAGATGCAAGGCATGCAAGAAAAGTCAGCAAGTTGGCAATTCTGATTTCTGAGTTGTGAACCAGCAGCACAAGTATCCTATTTCCTGCTCATAAAAGAGAAGTAGGTAAGAGAAGTAGGTCTCTGGTCCACGTCCAACTATTGTcgataaataatttattttttaaaaaactaaaaactTAAGTGACGATAGAGTAACGTGCTCTCTGCCTTCACGTCAATTTCCGGTACTAAACTTGTTTATAGAAAGTTTTCGCGAACAATATATCACAACCATCAATTGTCGGGCATGGACCCATAGTAATATACCATTGATATATATATTCTAAAACAATttttatcatgttaattgtaaaacTATTAAAAATGACACTTATGTTATAAATGAATACAACCAGGGCATTCACCTTATTGTGCTTAAAATAAAATTAGCATATTATTCATGAAAAGTATATTATAACAATGTTTTGATAGCGATTTGAATCGACCGACCTTATTACATACATGTTACATATATGAATTTTGGCCTGGTAGGCAAAGAACGTGTGGCGGCATTTAGAGGAAAACATCTTGTTAATAATTCTTGTGGGTAACAATTATTCAAACATGTAAATAAACACGAGCACAGGGCAAAGAATGTGAATAAGATTGGTCAAGAACAAGAATGTGACAGTTGTAAAAGCTCTTTTATATAATCTTTATGTCTACACATCCCTctgaatcatgcataacaaaaaTTGAGACTAGCACAGAGCAGAATACTAGCAACTATGCATCATGCTATCTCGGTGTATCGCGCCTTGCCAAGTAGAACTAGTAAAACCTTAAGGTTGCAGATGAGAAGTTGCAGAGGAAGATCTgaacatgatcttatactctttaacactcTGCGGTGACTGAAATAAAATAATTTCTGAGAATTCGTTGACACGTGGGGAACGATAAATCGTGCTTGCAGTAACACAACCTGATTACAATATTTTGCACAATTCTATAACGAAATGTTGTATGAGATGTACTACTAAATAGGAATTGCAATCTATGCAATACTGTGGTATGAAGTAACTCACATGGAACATCCTGTAAAGACTTGGTGACAACAATATGGAAGCTTACAGTGCGAGATCGGTGATAATTTTTTTAGAGTAGTGTTAGGTATACATAATTTTGTACAAAATTTTTGTATATAATGACATGACATTTGATGTGGGGTGTTTTAATTGGTTTTGTTGATATAAATACAGGAGACTCATTCCAATTAAAACACACCACGTGTCATTATGTACAAAATTTTGTACATCATTCTGTACACCAAGCATTTTCCATTTTTTATCCTTTGGCACTCGGAGAAGCACACAAAATATACATCCAAGCTGAAATGTTACTGAAGAATGTCATTAGAATACTTAACTTAAAGTTCATATGAGATTCACCCATTCAGCATATCAGCATTCCAGCTTACATGAGATAAATCTTGAAGAGAAATATCAGAACATAGAAAAGTATCTAGGGCCCCCTAGTTAGAGGTTTGTCCTAAAATGAAAAACTTAAAGAAGCCCATATGAAAAGCTGCAATGAGGCTCATCTACAGAGCTAAATGGCCCATGATAGTTCTTTTTTCTTGGCCCATGATTAGTTTTAAATTCTTTGAAATTGTAGCCCATTCATTATTCATTAACATCTGTGCAGGAGATATGGATAAGAAGAAGCAAACAAAAAAGTTGAGGGTTACATAAAGAGCCTGGGAGTCGTAGCTCCAAAAGGCTGGCTAAGTTATTCCATTTGAAATGACCCCATCCACATCTGTAGTTGAACTTGAACATCTTACAAAAGCTGCAGGAATGTAATTCCTCGTCCAATACACTGTGATTTATGCATGTCACTGATTCCGATTTGCTTGCGTACAGACATTATATGATGGTTGCATGTTAACTAGCTACACAAGCCTGGTTTTCATTTCTCGTCAGATTCGATTCTCTTTCGAGCCTTCAATCAGCTCACACAGTTGCCCGGATTCCTTGTCAAGTTCTTTCTTGTAAGACCCGGATTCCTTGTCAAGTTCTTTCTTGTAAGACATTTTTAACTGCTATCTGATCATTTATACAGTAAACGAAATAGAATACAAGAGTATCTCCATCGGGGATGCTAAACCAAATATGTCAATATTGTAACTCACCtatgatattaatatattattatctCTTCCTTCAATTGTACTTTTTACACCCTtcttatcaaaatttattccAACAATTAGTACTCAAATAATCAAATTTATCGAATTATTTGTATACAAGTATAATTAAAATAGATAGAAAGGTACGTGTCTTTATTATACCATATAATATTGTTTACATTTAGGCGGGATGACAAAGACCGCCAAAAGTTAACTATCTGGGTTGGCACCTCTAAACCTCCAATGGGTAGTCAACAAGAGTGTCATGTCAAATCATGTCACGTGATATTTTGGCATTCTTTTTTGCATCTTATTGCAAATGcttttatataatataatatctAGTTTAGAATTTTCTCTAATAACTAGAAAATTTTGATATTTGATTATTTAACATGAAATTAATTAGAGGTTTGGTTGGTCACTCACCGGAAACCATATCGACATCACTCTTATATTATATTCTTGAAAACTTAATTATGGGTCGAGTAGTGAATTAAGGACCCTAAATTAAAATTGGATCTATTTATGTAACTTTTTGAATGATAGTTAAGAACTTACAAATGGCAATAGAAATTCATTAGAAGCTAGGGCCCCTAAATTTGCAAGGGAATTAAGGAAACCCCTAGTTTTGCAGGGCAAGGATACCATATGGTTTTGTACAGTGCTTGTAACCTTTTGAAATCTTACAAGAGCCGGACATAATTTATGAAAGATGTCTATTCAATTGCACAAACAAGCAAAAGAATACAATTCTATAACTGCTGATAGCCATTGAAACAGAATACATGCATAAAGTTAACGGCATCagttaataaatatatttatttttacttTCATGTTCATATATAAGACACCATTTCTCTGTACTATGCAAGCATTTATATACTCCCCTGCAGAGGCAGAAACTATAATATGATAGCGGACGAAAGAGACAACTTTTTTGAAACGGAGGGAGCAAAAAATATAAATCTCTGATAATAAATTATTTGAGTAAAGTGCAAAGTGATGAATGAACTTTATCTAATCTCGCACTTATGTGGCCgggattttaaatttgtaatatAGTGATTAGATAACGTTATTTCTTAGATATACTTAGTTAGATAGATTTAAAACAAATTGAGTATGTATATTGAGTGTAATTAGTGAGACAATTTGGATGAAAAAGAATAAAAACAAATAAGGAAAAACATGTACAAGAAATTGCCTAATCTAGATTAAGAATACATGTTGCGCTTAATGTAGAAGTGAAGCAAAAGAGATGAAGAAGAATTAAGGTGACAATGACCTAGCTCTTgtaaatatgaataattataaaGTGGATATATACAAATTAGAAAAAAGTACTATTTTGTGT
This sequence is a window from Apium graveolens cultivar Ventura chromosome 9, ASM990537v1, whole genome shotgun sequence. Protein-coding genes within it:
- the LOC141685415 gene encoding galactan beta-1,4-galactosyltransferase GALS3, which translates into the protein MATHITDEKQKKMFIGVIWSCAAEVKILCTALLFLCSLLTIFQFFPSPLSFSYVSDFRKCVTTIPTSPPGPPPIRLDQSLQNGVIKRSFDPHGAAAYNFVLMSAYRGGVSSFAINGLSSKPLHVFGKPTYQCEYVSNNVTNSNNTIIVEGYKILPDWGYGRVYTTVVVNCTFPIPVGEFGGKLVLHASTNGGGDTEDNHTDIITVLDEGSRSVNFSVFNEAPKYDYLYCGSSLYGDLSPQRVREWIAYHVRMFGPKSHFVIHDAGGVHPQVMEVLRPWMEQGFVTLQDIRDEERFDGYYHNQFLVVNDCLHRYRLMAKWMFFFDVDEFIYVPKNSNMKSVVDSLSEYTQFTIEQRTMSNKLCLTDDQGKESRKWGFEKLIYRDVKRGIRRDRKYAIQPRNVYATGVHLSQNFAGKTTHKTEGRITYYHYHGTISERKEPCRQLVNDTTLKLDATPYVMDTSMRDAAVAVKRFELKMIGSGLQNTRQ